GAAACTAAACTGTTTAAAGCTCACCCCATGATCTTTGAAAGCTTCGTAGGATTTGCGAAAAGCCTCTTCGCCGTAGGCCGATTTCGTCTCCTCGTCCATGCTCTTCCAGATCTCGTCAGCCTGGCGGTCCAGCATCTCCTTCGTCAGTATCTGTGTAGCTGTTGAataataatgtatgcatatatgtataagtatttataagtgtatatatgtatNNNNNNNNNNNNNNNNNNNNNNNNNNNNNNNNNNNNNNNNNNNNNNNNNNNNNNNNNNNNNNNNNNNNNNNNNNNNNNNNNNNNNNNNNNNNNNNNNNNNNNNNNNNNNNNNNNNNNNNNNNNNNNNNNNNNNNNNNNNNNNNNNNNNNNNNNNNNNNNNNNNNNNNNNNNNNNNNNNNNNNNNNNNNNNNNNNNNNNNNNNNNNNNNNNNNNNNNNNNNNNNNNNNNNNNNNNNNNNNNNNNNNNNNNNNNNNNNNNNNNNNNNNNNNNNNNNNNNNNNNNNNNNNNNNNNNNNNNNNNNNNNNNNNNNNNNNNNNNNNNNNNNNNNNNNNNNNNNNNNNNNNNNNNNNGATCTAACCATACTTTATCGGGAATGAAAAGGATGTGATCCGCTTAATCTCTTATCATTGAACGAGTAGTCTTTAATCTCTTATCGGacggataatgtatatataaaaaatgttttttttcaatcaagATAACGACCTTCTCTTACCTACGACGTGGCTTCCAGGCTCCACCACACAAACTTTCACGCCAAACTGTTTCAACTCCAACCTTTAAAAAGTAGTCAGTCTCACAATTAAATCCTTGANNNNNNNNNNNNNNNNNNNNNNNNNNNNNNNNNNNNNNNNNNNNNNNNNNNNNNNNNNNNNNNNNNNNNNNNNNNNNNNNNNNNNNNNNNNNNNNNNNNNNNNNNNNNNNNNNNNNNNNNNNNNNNNNNNNNNNNNNNNNNNNNNNNNNNNNNNNNNNNNNNNNNNNNNNNNNNNNNNNNNNNNNNNNNNNNNNNNNNNNCGAATTTACTCATATTCGAATATAGCGATACACGATCGAGATTAAACCTCCCAGCACAATTANNNNNNNNNNNNNNNNNNNNNNNNNNNNNNNNNNNNNNNNNNNNNNNNNNNNNNNNNNNNNNNNNNNNNNNNNNNNNNNNNNNNNNNNNNNNNNNNNNNNNNNNNNNNNNNNNNNNNNNNNNNNNNNNNNNNNNNNNNNNNNNNNNNNNNNNNNNNNNNNNNNNNNNNNNNNNNNNNNNNNNNNNNNNNNNNNNNNNNNNNNNNNNNNNNNNNNNNNNNNNNNNNNTACCACCTAAGACAGTCCGAGAATCCTTCCACAGCATACTTGGACGAAATATACGGGGAGCAGATCCGAACGCCCATGCACCCGGAGACGCTCGTCACGTTAACAACTCGACCTGGAATTAGTGCAAGAGAGATGGCGATTCTCAAGGTGGAACAAAGAGGAGGTATCAAGGAATGGATACCAGGGCTCNNNNNNNNNNNNNNNNNNNNNNNNNNNNNNNNNNNNNNNNNNNNNNNNNNNNNNNNNNNNNNNNNNNNNNNNNNNNNNNNNNNNNNNNNNNNNNNNNNNNNNNNNNNNNNNNNNNNNNNNNNNNNNNNNNNNNNNNNNNNNNNNNNNNNNNNNNNNNNNNNNNNNNNNNNNNGCAGATTCGGCACGAGAATATCTAGGCGCGCTCACCTCTAGACCCCCGGATGAGAGGCAAGTAAGCTTTGGTCATCGCTATGAGGCCAAAGACATTCACCTCCGCGACTTTCCTGTAGATCTCCAAGGGCACCCACTCGGCCGCTCCCTTGATTGCAATCCCTGCATTGTTGACCAGCCCCCAAAAGACCTCTGCGAAAGAGacaagtattttatttattatattttttttacttatttatttattatttatattattggttttcccctttaaataccATCGATGAATATGATTTGGGAAATATGCAAGATGTGGGGCGATTTTTTTCCGGGCTGTCgatggaggtggggaggagggagctgTTGATTCAAATGATGCAAAGTCAGGAATAGAGAATTAAAGTCCAATTTCTGAtgaggaaatatttttttgtcatataaTTCTTCGTCAAATGATCAAAAAAGGGCCCATTCATGAACTAAGCTCCATGTAGCTTGTGCCGATGTCAGTGACCTTTGTAATGGAAAACcaagaatgaaaatgaacatatctatttttaaaatcgttttttaaaatCTAACCTAATGAAAACAAACGTTCATTATAAAAGAAActgaaacaagataaaaaaaaacacgtgaaatCCTTTCGTAACTGACACCATTTCACAGTTTAATACAAGCCACTCGCATAAGCCTCTGGACCAAACCTTCCCGCAGCCTTACCATTATCAGGCAGGGTGTTCCGCACGTAGTCCACGGCCTTGGAGATTTGATCGCTGGAAGTAATGTCCAGCTGGAGGACGTGGAGACGGTCTGACCCTTTCTCACGAAGGACCTTGGCGCCCTGACCACTTGCGTCTGCCTGGAGACATCCGGCGAATACACGGAAACCCTAAGNNNNNNNNNNNNNNNNNNNNNNNNNNNNNAAGTGTCGtcgctgttatcattgttagtatttctTGTCATTCATGTGGTTTATTCAGGTCGTCTTTGGTACGTCCTGATGCTCCTGGTTAGTGTGTCATGAACAA
This Penaeus monodon isolate SGIC_2016 chromosome 19, NSTDA_Pmon_1, whole genome shotgun sequence DNA region includes the following protein-coding sequences:
- the LOC119585080 gene encoding D-beta-hydroxybutyrate dehydrogenase, mitochondrial-like, which codes for MMWTSDKVLDLVLYTFVSYFLGHLLSCLGLLGFWSVFSVAWLVSAGASLYLASVQISPAKKAVLVTGCDSGFGHAIALQLDKMGFRVFAGCLQADASGQGAKVLREKGSDRLHVLQLDITSSDQISKAVDYVRNTLPDNEVFWGLVNNAGIAIKGAAEWVPLEIYRKVAEVNVFGLIAMTKAYLPLIRGSRGRVVNVTSVSGCMGVRICSPYISSKYAVEGFSDCLRLELKQFGVKVCVVEPGSHVVATQILTKEMLDRQADEIWKSMDEETKSAYGEEAFRKSYEAFKDHGESDIQPVVDAVTEALIHKHPRARYCSANWPYRVMLFVSRHLPEWVFDALYN